One region of Gymnogyps californianus isolate 813 chromosome 28, ASM1813914v2, whole genome shotgun sequence genomic DNA includes:
- the MRPL45 gene encoding 39S ribosomal protein L45, mitochondrial isoform X1 — protein MAAAMKAGLGRLGLRVCWQAAESVLRPAGAAPACLVVPVRTKRRFSVPKWARELTPEEKEKRLRSSGIIFPEERIERTFYLACTADIIDPYVPPEGDARLTSLSKDGLKQKVEKLKQTAASQLALRKVKDHDPDFSTKTFPEKAQEIFIEAHNCLANFNKQKLHSLVTERCYPEMVRGNRYRTIRWSFVESLEPPRVVHVRCNSIVNRGNLYGQVTVRMHTRQILAIYDRFGRLMYGGEQVPKDVLEYVVFEKYLVNPYGTWRMHGKIVPEWAPPKDPIIKTVFIPGPTLDPSQEYEETK, from the exons ATGGCGGCCGCCATGAAGGCGGGCTTGGGCCGGTTGGGCCTCCGGGTGTGCTGGCAG gcTGCAGAGTCCGTGCTCCGtcctgctggagcagctccagcctgtCTTGTTGTCCCAGTGAGAACGAAGAGGAGGTTTTCTGTCCCCAAATGGGCCAGAGAACTGACTcctgaagagaaggagaagaggctCAGGTCTTCGGGGATCATATTTCCTGAGGAACGTATAGAACGGACTTTCTACTTGGCCTGCACAG ctgatATTATAGACCCTTATGTCCCTCCTGAGGGCGATGCCCGCTTGACTTCCCTATCCAAAGATGGGCTGAAGCAAAAGGTGGAGAAGCTGAAGCAgactgctgcctcccagctagC tCTGCGGAAGGTAAAAGATCATGATCCAGATTTCAGCACTAAAACCTTCCCAGAGAAGGCGCAGGAGATATTTATCGAAGCTCACAATTGCCTGGCAAA TTTTAACAAGCAGAAACTTCACTCCCTGGTGACAGAGCGCTGCTACCCA gaaATGGTTCGTGGGAACAGGTACAGGACCATCCGGTGGAGTTTTGTGGAGTCGTTGGAGCCTCCAAGGGTGGTTCATGTTCGATGCAACAGCATTGTGAATCGAGGCAACCTGTACGGCCAGGTGACGGTGCGGATGCACACGCGGCAG ATTCTGGCGATCTATGACCGCTTTGGGCGGCTGATGTATGGTGGGGAGCAGGTACCCAAGGACGTTTTGGAGTATGTCGTGTTTGAGAAGTACTTGGTCAACCCATACGGCACATGGAGGATGCATGGCAAGATCGTTCCAGAGTGGGCTCCACCGAAGGACCCCATTATTAAG ACGGTGTTCATTCCTGGCCCAACCTTGGATCCCTCACAAGAGTATGAAGAAACAAAGTAG
- the MRPL45 gene encoding 39S ribosomal protein L45, mitochondrial isoform X2 — MAAAMKAGLGRLGLRAAESVLRPAGAAPACLVVPVRTKRRFSVPKWARELTPEEKEKRLRSSGIIFPEERIERTFYLACTADIIDPYVPPEGDARLTSLSKDGLKQKVEKLKQTAASQLALRKVKDHDPDFSTKTFPEKAQEIFIEAHNCLANFNKQKLHSLVTERCYPEMVRGNRYRTIRWSFVESLEPPRVVHVRCNSIVNRGNLYGQVTVRMHTRQILAIYDRFGRLMYGGEQVPKDVLEYVVFEKYLVNPYGTWRMHGKIVPEWAPPKDPIIKTVFIPGPTLDPSQEYEETK; from the exons ATGGCGGCCGCCATGAAGGCGGGCTTGGGCCGGTTGGGCCTCCGG gcTGCAGAGTCCGTGCTCCGtcctgctggagcagctccagcctgtCTTGTTGTCCCAGTGAGAACGAAGAGGAGGTTTTCTGTCCCCAAATGGGCCAGAGAACTGACTcctgaagagaaggagaagaggctCAGGTCTTCGGGGATCATATTTCCTGAGGAACGTATAGAACGGACTTTCTACTTGGCCTGCACAG ctgatATTATAGACCCTTATGTCCCTCCTGAGGGCGATGCCCGCTTGACTTCCCTATCCAAAGATGGGCTGAAGCAAAAGGTGGAGAAGCTGAAGCAgactgctgcctcccagctagC tCTGCGGAAGGTAAAAGATCATGATCCAGATTTCAGCACTAAAACCTTCCCAGAGAAGGCGCAGGAGATATTTATCGAAGCTCACAATTGCCTGGCAAA TTTTAACAAGCAGAAACTTCACTCCCTGGTGACAGAGCGCTGCTACCCA gaaATGGTTCGTGGGAACAGGTACAGGACCATCCGGTGGAGTTTTGTGGAGTCGTTGGAGCCTCCAAGGGTGGTTCATGTTCGATGCAACAGCATTGTGAATCGAGGCAACCTGTACGGCCAGGTGACGGTGCGGATGCACACGCGGCAG ATTCTGGCGATCTATGACCGCTTTGGGCGGCTGATGTATGGTGGGGAGCAGGTACCCAAGGACGTTTTGGAGTATGTCGTGTTTGAGAAGTACTTGGTCAACCCATACGGCACATGGAGGATGCATGGCAAGATCGTTCCAGAGTGGGCTCCACCGAAGGACCCCATTATTAAG ACGGTGTTCATTCCTGGCCCAACCTTGGATCCCTCACAAGAGTATGAAGAAACAAAGTAG
- the MRPL45 gene encoding 39S ribosomal protein L45, mitochondrial isoform X3: MAAAMKAGLGRLGLRSVLRPAGAAPACLVVPVRTKRRFSVPKWARELTPEEKEKRLRSSGIIFPEERIERTFYLACTADIIDPYVPPEGDARLTSLSKDGLKQKVEKLKQTAASQLALRKVKDHDPDFSTKTFPEKAQEIFIEAHNCLANFNKQKLHSLVTERCYPEMVRGNRYRTIRWSFVESLEPPRVVHVRCNSIVNRGNLYGQVTVRMHTRQILAIYDRFGRLMYGGEQVPKDVLEYVVFEKYLVNPYGTWRMHGKIVPEWAPPKDPIIKTVFIPGPTLDPSQEYEETK; encoded by the exons ATGGCGGCCGCCATGAAGGCGGGCTTGGGCCGGTTGGGCCTCCGG TCCGTGCTCCGtcctgctggagcagctccagcctgtCTTGTTGTCCCAGTGAGAACGAAGAGGAGGTTTTCTGTCCCCAAATGGGCCAGAGAACTGACTcctgaagagaaggagaagaggctCAGGTCTTCGGGGATCATATTTCCTGAGGAACGTATAGAACGGACTTTCTACTTGGCCTGCACAG ctgatATTATAGACCCTTATGTCCCTCCTGAGGGCGATGCCCGCTTGACTTCCCTATCCAAAGATGGGCTGAAGCAAAAGGTGGAGAAGCTGAAGCAgactgctgcctcccagctagC tCTGCGGAAGGTAAAAGATCATGATCCAGATTTCAGCACTAAAACCTTCCCAGAGAAGGCGCAGGAGATATTTATCGAAGCTCACAATTGCCTGGCAAA TTTTAACAAGCAGAAACTTCACTCCCTGGTGACAGAGCGCTGCTACCCA gaaATGGTTCGTGGGAACAGGTACAGGACCATCCGGTGGAGTTTTGTGGAGTCGTTGGAGCCTCCAAGGGTGGTTCATGTTCGATGCAACAGCATTGTGAATCGAGGCAACCTGTACGGCCAGGTGACGGTGCGGATGCACACGCGGCAG ATTCTGGCGATCTATGACCGCTTTGGGCGGCTGATGTATGGTGGGGAGCAGGTACCCAAGGACGTTTTGGAGTATGTCGTGTTTGAGAAGTACTTGGTCAACCCATACGGCACATGGAGGATGCATGGCAAGATCGTTCCAGAGTGGGCTCCACCGAAGGACCCCATTATTAAG ACGGTGTTCATTCCTGGCCCAACCTTGGATCCCTCACAAGAGTATGAAGAAACAAAGTAG